In the Vogesella sp. XCS3 genome, CGTGTCCAGAACAATGCCCATATCTTTCTGATGCAGCTTGGCCTTGAAGCCGGGGGCGTAGTTGTCGTCGATCATGCGCTGGCCGTGCACGTCCAGCACCTTGCTGCCGGCAAAACCGCCCAGCAGCGCCTGGCGTACCGGCGCCGGGTCCACACCGCAGGCCTGTGCCAGCTTCATCACCTCGGCGACTGCCGCAATACCGACCCCTACCGCAATCTGGTTGCATGCCTTGGCTACCTGGCCGGCGCCGCTCGCGCCGATATGGGTAATGGTCTTGCCCATGGCGGCCAGCACCGGACGTACCTTATCCAGTGCAGCCGCATCGCCGCCCACCATGATGGTGAGGGTACCGTTGATAGCGCCGACTTCACCACCGGACACCGGGCAATCCAGAAAGCTGATACCGCGGGTAGCAAGGTTGGCCGCGATGTCACGAGCACCGATGGGCGAGATGGTACTCATGTCGATACACACCAGCCCCGGGCGGGCTGCGCTGGCCACACCATCGTCACCCAGTAGTAGCGCGGCGACGTCGGCGGTATCGGACACATTGGTGATCAACACGTCCACCTTTGCGGCCAACTCGGCCACGCTGGGCACCCAGTGGGCACCATCGTCAATCAGGCTGGCGGCGGTTTCCGGACGGCGTGCCCATACTGCCACCTCAAAGCCGGCGCGCAGAAGGTTGCTGACGCAGGGGCGTCCCATGATGCCCAGACCGATATATCCCACTTTCATTGTTTGGCTCCGTTATCTGCCGCGACGGCAACAGGGGGGGGCCGGCGCATGGCCAGCCATTGTGCAAAGTCGAGTTTTTCGCCCTTGGCGTGCTGTTCCAGGAAATAGACAAAAGCCAATACCTCGGCCACGGCGCGGTAAAGCTCGGGCGGGATATGGCTGTCCAGGTCCACCTGCATCAGCAGGTTGACCAGCTCGGGGGAGTCGTGCACGAACACGCCCGCGTCTTTGGCGTGCTCGATGATGCGCTCGGCCGTCTGGCCGTAGCCTTTGGCTACGACAGTTGGCGCACTGGCGCCATCCTTGTACTTGAGCGCTACCGCGGAGCGGCGGCCATCAGCCCGTACTGGCTTCATGTCTTACCTGCAAGCTGGCCAGTGCCAGACCGGCGGCTTCCATCGAGCCGGCCAGCTGCTGACGGTATTGTTCTATCAGGGTGGCGGCTTCGGGGTTATCGGTATCAAAGGTGAGCTGCACCTGGTTACCTACCAGACGCAAGCGTGCGGCCAGGCCGCCCAATGCCGGCAAACTCATGGCCAGGTTGGTATGCCATGCGCGCATCTCTTGCTGGCCGTTACCCTCGCGCTCACCGCCCTGCTCGGGCTGGATCTGCCATTGTACCAGCTGGCCGGGCCACGCTTGGCCGGTGTACATGAACTGGTGCTGCTCCAGGGTATCAAGCTGGCGCTGTACCAAGTGGCCCGCTTCAGGCGTTACGACGTGCTTGGCGGCACTCGCGTCGGCAGTCGTCAGGGGCGTTGCCAGCCGCGCCTGCGGCTCTTGCTTGAGCTCATCCAGCGACAGGCGGCCATCGACCCAGGCTTTCTGATGGGCTTCGTAGAATACCCCACTCTTTTCAACCGTGGCCTTGAGGTGGGTTTCGTGCGCGGGTGCCGGCTGTGCCGGGTCGGGCAGCAAAGCCGCCTGGGTGGCATGGGCACGTAACGCAGCAGGCATAGCGGCCAACCCTGCGGCCAGGCGGTTGGCAATGACATCCGACAGCGGCTTTCCTTCCAACTGCGCGGCAGCAGGCAAGGCATTGGCCAGTGAGGCAGAGGCCGCCGTTGCGGTAGACCCCTGCACGGTATTGCCTGATGCCAACAGGCTGCTCAGATAGCGCGAAGCGGTGCTAAACGATACAGGGGCTGATTTGTCGCTGGCAGCGGCTTGCGACAGATTGACTTGGGTAAAACTGAGTACCGGCTCAGTAGCACGCACGCGCAACATTAAAGGGTCGGCGCGCAGTGCCTGGCCATCTCCGGGTGCTTTCAGGGTAAACGCTGCATTTTTTACCAGAACGGCAGCACTACCATCAGGTAGACGTTCTGCCACTCTGGCCATCACCCATTCGCCAGACTGGAAAGCCGGTAGCTTGCCCTGTGGCTGGGTAAGAGTTTCCAGCTCGACCCCCTCGCTGCCTGCGGCCAACTGCAGGGCTTGGGCCAGGGCCTGCGACTGCTTGGTGCTTGGCGTATCCGCAGGCGAAGGCGCGGGTTTGAGATCGTCGGCATCCAGCAGCAGGAAGGCCAGCGGCTGGGTAGTAGCCACCCGCAACCGCAGGTCTTCGCCTTGCAGCGTGGCTCCCTGCGGCACATTCAGCAAAAATGGTTCGCCCTTTATCTGGGCCGCGATACGGCCATCAGGCAGACGCTCGCTGATCTTGGCCAGAATGGTTTCGCCACCTTGCAGTACCGGCATGCGCGCCGGGGTACTACTGGCTTCCAGCAGTAAACGCCCCTGCTCTCGGCTAAGCTTGATGGCCTGTGCTGCGCTAAGGGGGTTGCCGGCCAGCTCGGATGTACCTGTCTGCAGACCGGGCAAACCCTGGGAGAGTGGGGAGATCATGCAGTAGGACTATTGCGGTACAAGGAAAGGATCAACTCGGCCTCGCTGCGCGAGATACCGCAGCGTTCGGCCACATCCGCAGTAGAGAAGCCACGCTTGAACAGCTCGATAGCCTGGTTATAGGGGCTGGCGCCCTCAGTAGTGGCGAGTGGCTGCTGGCGAGGCTGCGGTCTGACAGGGGGAGGGACTACGGTAGCGTCGGTGCGTGGTGCCGGAGGTATCTCCTGCACCGTGCGCTGCAAGGCACTGATTTGTCGCTGCAAGTGGTCAAAGGTACTGGCTTCAACCCTGCGCTCGGACTCCATCATGTCAATACGACGCCAGAGCCAGAACACAATGCCGGACTGCAGCACGACAATCAAAAATAATAGCCAATCGGTGGTATTCATCACAGGCTCCGGGGTCTGAGCAGCCAAAACAGCAGCTGAAGCCTAGCGGTATACGGTAGATATCTTCTGCTGCTGGCGTAAACTCTGCAGCATCTCGGAAAGCTCGTGATGACGGCTGGCAACCAGCGTTTCCATCTGTTGATTTTGCTGCAAGGTTTCTATCAATATGGCACGTGTTTGCTCATCCAGCGCGTCGACTTGCAAGCTTTCGCGAAGGCGGGCAAAGCATGGGTCGCGCTGCTCATCCAGCAACAGCCAAGCCTCCCAGTCTTCGCACTGCGCGACAGCCAGCATCTGGGCGGTGAGCTCGGAATAACGCGACAATATTGCAATATCCCAACCAGCCATCTCAAACCTGCCCAACCCGCTGTCCAGCCCCCTGCATCTTGTCCAGCTGTTTCCAGGCTCCGAGCAGGTCTTCGAGCAGCAAAATCACCTCACCCAGTATTTCAGCGTCATTCTTCATGTTTGCCACACCAAGACGGTGCTTCATGTAGAGGTATAACTCCCGTAGGTTGGCAGTCACCTCACCACCTTTTTCAAGGTTAAGCACCGTATCCAGGCCATTGATAATGTCCAGGCCCTTACCGATGAGTTTGCCTTTTGCAATGTAGTTGTTAAGTGCAATCTCGCCCTGCGCCTTGCGTAGAGCCGAGATAGCGCCTTCGTACAACATTACGATCAAACCGACAGGGCTAGCGCCATATACCGAGGCCTCAAGAGCATCGGATTGGTACGCTTTGTTCAATTGCTGCAATGCCAGTCGATTCATTTATTATCACCCTGCCGCATTTTATTAAAATCAACCAAGCATTGATGCCATATAGCTACTTTGGTTCTTCATTTTGGCCAACGCAGCATCCAGTGCCGAGAATTGCGTCATATAACGCTTCTGCATCATGTCCAAACGCGCCTGGATCTGGTCCTGCTTCTGCTTTTCGTACGTGACTTGCTGATTCAGGCTATCGGTACGTACCTGTACCATGCCTTCGGGGCCCAGCATTTTGTTGAGTTTGTCGTTCAGACGGTCAGCGTACCCATCGGCATTGCTGTTACTGAACAGCTTGTACACTGCCGTTGAGTCTTTATTCAGTGCCTTCTTGAACGCTTCACTATCCAACTTTAGGCTACCGTCTTTCTGCAATGCAATACCAGCCTGTGACAAATAACCCAAACCAGACTCAAGCGATACGCCGGCAAGGCCTACTGTCATTTCAGCGGTCAGGTCCTGCATGATCATGCGAGCACCGCTATCTAGCCTTACCGCCGTCCCTATCACCTTGCCGTCAGCATCGGTAACCTGGCTGCTGCTCTGCTTATACATACTATCGATCTGGCTTTTGATTTTATTGAAGCCATCAACAAACGCCTGCACATTCTTGATAACAGCGTCGTCATCACGCGTTACGGTGACGGTAGCGGTCCCAGTCTTGTACAGGTTTAACTCCAGACCGGTCAATGCCTCAGTAACCTTGTTGGAAGATGCCGTAATGGCTACCCCGTTTACCGTGAACTGCGCGTCGCTAGGTGCTGCGGTGCGTTTGGCCAGGTTGGACGCTGCCGTACTAGTACGGTCAAAATCCAAAAATCCCAAACCCAGTGCCGCGCCGCCCGTCAACGAGAATGCACCATCATTACCCGCTTTTTTGCTACTCAGTGCGAGCTTGTAACCATCAGTCCCACTATTGACAACGGAAGCGGAGACATCTCCTCCTTTGGCATTAATGGCGTCACTGATCGACTGCAGCGACGCATTGGCGCCGATCGTCACGCTCAATGTAGTGCCAGATCCGAAAGCAATGCTCAGATCACCTCCAGTAGCATTACCCAGACTTTGAGTATTGGAAGTGATCTTACCTGTGCTGCCGTCATAACTGCTTAGCGCCAATGTCTGAGCGGCCGCCAGCGACGTAACATTTACCACATAGGTGCCAGAAGCCGCAGTTGAACCTGCACTGGCTTTGACCGCACTTGCATCACTGCTGTCGGTCTTGTTGGCATTCAATGCCGAACCGGAAATCAAGCCTCGCAGAGATGTCTGAAAATCCGACAAGGTCGATTTCAGCTTACCTAATGACGAGACCTGATTGTTATAAGTATTGATCCGATTCTTGCTGGATGTCATCGGAGCCTGCTCCAGCGACATCAACTGGGATACCAGTCCCTGCACATCGAAGTTACTGCCGGCGGTGGTGATTGCGGCCATGATCTACTCCAGAGGCTAAGCCTCGTCGTGCAGCAGGATACTGCGAAAATCCTCGATGGCCTTCGCAATACGGATGACTTCAGGCGAAGGAATCTGCCTAATCACTTCCTTGCTGCTTTTGTCAACTACCTTGACGATCTGCATCTGGGTATCGTCGTCTACCGTGAACTGCAGATCACCCTTGTAAAGCTTTACCGTGTCATTCAGCTTTTTGACGGCATCTGCCAGGTCTGACTGGCTGAATACCTGCTGATCAGCCTTACTTTTGGCCTGCTCTTTTGCTTCGGTCTCTTTAACGCCACTTACTGCCTTTAAAGTCTCAGGTTTGATGGTACCCGCAGCCTCTCCGTCTTTGGAGAGCTGTTGCGGCAACTCTACCTGTTGCTTGGCAGTCAGGCCCAAAGGTTGAAAGCCCCCCGTTACTGATCCGATTTGCATGATAAATACCTCATAAAAAAGGACTCCCCCCTACAGCATAATTCAGACCATAGGAGGGAAACCACTTTTCTCACCTTAACGTAGCAAGGACAGCGCAGCCTGCGGCACGGTGTTGGCCTGACCCAGAATGGCAGTACCAGCCTGTTGCAGGATCTGATTACGAGTCAACGAGGCAGTTTCAGAGGCAAAGTCGGTGTCCATGATACGGCTCTTCGATGCACTAAGGTTCTCCACGTAAGCCTGGGTGTTGGCAATCACAGCCTCGAAACGGTTCTGGATGGAACCGAAAGTGGCACGCGTATTGGTCACGGTACGGATGGCCGCATCCATAGAAGCAATCGCAGCCGATGCAGAACCGGAGGACGATACGTTCACCGTACCGGTAGCGGTCAGCGAGCCACTATACGCAGAGATACCAGACAGTTCGACACCACTAGTGGTCACCTGGTTATCTGTAGAGCCAGAGGAGCCTACCTGGAAGGTCAGACCGGAGCCACCTGTGAGCAGTTTGGTTCCGTTAAAGTTCGTGGTTTGAACGATACGCGATACTTCCTGAGTCAGTTGGTCTACCTCTTTCTGCAGCTGCGAACGGTTGTCATCCGAGATGGAGCCGTTAGCCGCCTGCACTGATATTTCACGGATACGCTGCAGGTTGTTTCCTACTTGGCCCAAGGCACTTTCAGCTGTCTGGGCTACCGAAATACCATCGTAGGCGTTTCGAATACCCTGGGAATTACCCCGGATCTGCGAAGAGAGACCTTCAGAGACCGCCAGACCAGCGGCGTCATCCTTGGCAGAGTTTACGCGTAAGCCGGAGGACAGCTTTTGCAGGGAAGAAGCCAGTGCCGAGTTGGACTGGTTCAGGTTGCGCTGCGCATTGAGCGAGGCAATGTTACTATTTACGATGATAGGCATTTTAAACTCCGTTATTATGGCGACTTGGCTCGGAAGCGAACTCCCCGGGTTTTGATACCAATCGCTCTAACACTCTATCGTCAGTTCTTTATTGCTCTTGAGGCCTTTTTTTAAATTTCTCAAAAAAACCCAAAAAAAAATCCCTGGCCGTTGAGCCAGGGACAGAGGTACCAAATTAGTTTGTATATCGTTGTTAGCTATCCTTAGCCACGTAGCAGGGAAATGGCTGCCTGTGGTACTTGGTTTGCCTGCCCCAGGATGGACGTACCAGCCTGCTGCAGAATCTGGTTACGGGTCAGCTGTGCGGTTTCAGCGGCGAAGTCGGTATCCATGATACGGCTGCGGGAAGCCGACAAGTTTTCAGTAAACGCCTGCATGTTGGCGATTACTGCTTCAAAACGGTTTTGTACCGAACCGAAGGTGGCACGTGTGTTGGTAACGGTGCGGATCGAAGCATCCATCGACGCGATCGCCGCAGAGGCAGCACCCGACGAACTCACGTTTACAGTACCGGTGGCAGTCAACGAGCCGCTGTAACCTGCAATACCGCTCATCTCTACACCACTTGTGGCCACCTGGTTATCTGCAGAACCAGACGCACCTACCTGGAAGGTCAGGCCGGAACCGCCGGTCAGCAGCTTGGTGCCGTTAAAGTTAGTGGTCTGTACGATGCGGGAGATTTCCTGCGTCAGCTGATCTACTTCTTTTTGCAGCTGGGAACGGTTGTCATCCGAAACACCACCGTTGGCAGCCTGTACTGCTACTTCACGGATACGCTGCAGGTTGTTGCCTACCTGTCCCAGCGCACTTTCAGCGGTCTGTGCTACCGAGATACCGTCGTAGGCGTTACGCACACCCTGGTTGTTACCGCGAATCTGCGAGGTCAGGCCTTCTGCCACGGCCAAGCCAGCGGCATCATCTTTGGCGCTGTTCACGCGCAGACCGGAGGACAGTTTCTGCAACGAGCCAGCCAACGCAGTATTGGACATGTTCAGGTTGCGCTGTGCATTCAGGGATGCGATGTTGCTGTTAACGATAATGGACATTTTGGCACCTCATTGATTCTATTTGGTTTCTGACCATGCACCGTCTGGCTTGATTCTTGCTGGCAGTGCATTAGCTTATGACCATATTTCGGCCCCCCCCTGCAGAACTTTAAATTTTTTTGTGGCAAAACGAAAAAAGGCAGCTAACGCTGCCTTTTTGCCCGGGTGGCCTAGCGGGTAAACGCGGCTAGCCATTCATCCAGATGATCCTCCAGCCAGTAATCACGGTCCACCCAGGCCCTTAACTGCTCGCCCTCGCATACCCTGGCCGCAGGGTCGGCCGCCAGACGGCGAATCTGGGCAATCCAGGCTTTGGCGTCGTCGCCCACCCGTGTCACTGGCGGCTCGCCGGTGCGGTAAGGGTAAACATCGGAACAGATCACCGGCCAGCCCATCACGCCGTATTCCAGCAGCCGCAGATTGCTCTTGGCCTCGTTGAACGGCAGGGTTTCTAGCGGGGCAACCGCGATGTCCAGATTCAGCGCTGCCATTCTGGCTGGATACTGGTCAAAACTCACCGGTTCATGCTTCTCGGCAATGTACTCATCCAGCCCTTGCGGCCACATGCCCATAAAGACCCAGTCCACCTCATGTGCGGTGGCCTTGATCACCTCTTCCAACAGGGCCAGATCGCCCTGATGCTGCTGAGCACCGACCCAGCCCACTCGCGGTTTGCGGCCAACGTTACGCTGCGACGTCACCCCGGACCAGTACTCGCGCGACAGCCGGTTTGGTACCACGCGGATGTCCGCGATCATGTCGGCTGCCATCTCGCGTAATGGCTCGGTGGTCACTACCAGGCGGTCCACCAAGCCCAGCATCTGGCGCAGGCGACGGCGACCGTCGCGGAAATTGGACATGAAGTGCTTATAGAGCGCACTTTTCTCCGGCAGCTGGGTAATCAGGTCGTCCAGCGACATCACCATGAAAATACCCGGCAGATGCTTGCGGTAGGCCTGCAGCAACTCCAGCTGCGGGTCGGTCATGGCGTTCTGCATAACATAGCTGTCTACGCCCAAACGCTGCAGCTCCACTACCGTTACCAGACGCTGGACATCTTTCTGCTGCCGCAGGCAGGCGGTCAGTGCCTTGCCATCGCGGCTGAGCGCACGTAGCGGCTGGTCAACGCGATATTCACCACTGCCTCCGGCAATGCCGTTACCTAGGATACGCGGTAGTTCAGTGAATTCCGACGGCCAGAAGCGCAGCACTTTCTGCTCGATCTCGCATGGCTTACCGGTCAAAGACAGGTTGGGGTTGTAGGCCGGATCGTTGGCCAAGGCCGGCAACCAGCGCTGCAACAGACGCCCTTGCTCCTGCTGGTTCTGCTCGTGCCGGCGCATGGCTTTCAGCACCTGCTCGCCTTCGGCACGGATGCTGATGCTGTGGTGATGTACCAGCGTGGCATACGGCGTCCACAGGGTGTGCCAGCCGGCGTCACGCAGTCGCAGGCAGTAATCGACGTCGTTGTAGAGCACAGCAAAGTCGTGCTCGTCAAAACCGCCAATTGCACGGAACGCCGAAGCCGGCGTCAGCAGGCAGGCCGCCGTCACCGCCGATAAGCGCTGATCGATCTGCAAGCGGCTCATGTAGCCGGCATCCCCTGCCTCGGCCATCCAGCCCAAGTGGGCGGCACTGCCGATACGGTCGGGGCCGCTGCCAAGGAAAATACCGGCATGCTGCACCTTCGCCGTTTCCGGGAACAGCAGCTTGGCGCCTACCGCACCGACACCATCGCGTACGGCGTGCTGCAGCATGCGCTCCAGCCAGTCCGGCTGCACGATCTCGATATCGTTGTTCAGCAGCAGCAGGTAGTCGCCGCGGGCGTTGGCCGCACCCAGGTTGATCTGGGCCGAAAAGTTGAACGGGGCGTCGTAATGCACCACGCGCAAGCGCTCGCCAAAGCGCTGGATGGCCTGGTCGTAAAAGAGCAGCACGTCCGGATCGTCCGACTGGTTGTCCACCACCACCACGTCGAAATGCGGGTAGGCGGTACGCTCGAACAAGGTGTTGATGCACGGCTCGATGAATTCGAAAGCGTTGCGGCTGGGGATGATAATGCTCACCAGCGGCTGTGCCGTCAGCGGGTACACCACACGCAGCGTCTGCTCAGCCAGGCCCAGCTCGACACGGGCCGGCGTCGCGCTGGCTTGCAGCCAGTCTTCTACTGCCAGCTTGCGCATTGCCAGCTTGCCGTCACGGGCAGGCAAGTGCAGCAACAGCTCCGGCAGGTTGGCAATGGCCGCCGCACCGAAATGGGCCGCCAGGTTCAGCAGCAGCTGGTAAACCTCGAAGCCTTCGTACGGCTGCAAGCCGCCCAGGTGCTGCACAGCGTCGGCACGCAGCAGCACGCTGGCACCGATGTAATCGTAAGCCAGCAACATGTCCAGATCGAACGCCGGCTTGAACTGTGGCTGCTCGTAACCACGCATCGCTACGCTGTCGTGGTCGCAGTAAAGCGCCAGGCAGTTCGGGTCCCGGACCACGCGATCTGCGAGGCGCAGCAAGGCATGCGGCTCCAGCTCGGCGCCGCACGGCAGCAGCATGCCCCAATCCATGCCCACCTCGGCCAGCACCGCGTTGAACAGCTTGGCGGTATCGTCAAACTGGTCGACATGATCCACTTGCAGCCAACCCAGTATCTCGCTGTTTTCAAACAGCGGGTCCGGCGCGGCAAAGTCGGCCACCACGATCAGCCGCCACTGTTTGTACAGCTGCAGCTGCAGCGAATCCAACGTCTTGGCCAGCAACGGGCCCTGCGCCTGGCTGGCCAGCACCACCAGCGTGATCTGCGGCTGCTGTGGCCAGGCCATCAGACGGCGGGCGAGCACCTCGGCGTCAGCTTCGGTCAGCGCGTGGCCGGCCAGCCAGCGCATGTGGTCGACGGCGGGCTGGAAGTTGACCTTGGCCTTGCTCGGGTGCTCGGCAGCCAGTACCACCTTGCGCGCCTCGCGGATATCGTGCTCGCCCAGATCGTCGTAGCGGCGGTAGATCTCGGCAAACACCGCCCGCATGCCCCCCCAGCTTTGTACGGTACGCGAGTCGCCGGCGTTGTCCTTGTCTTCGCGGCGGCGTACCTGCACCGTGGCTTCGGCAAAGTGTACGAAGGGGATGAGACGAGACAGGCGGATCAGGAAGTCCCAGTCTTCCAGCGACGGCAGCTTTTCATCGAAATCGCCCGCCTCGGCGACCACCGATCGCGGGTGGGCCAAGCAATTCACCGGAATGTAGTTGCTGACCTGCAGCATGTTGAAGTCGTAACGCTCGCAAGCGATCTGGTGCTGGCTGACCTCGCGGCGGATGCCGCCTTCCAGCCGCTCCATCACAAAGTGCGCATCACCGAACACCAGCGCCCCCGGGTGCTTGCCGATTTCCTCGTGCAAGCGCGCCAGGTGCTGCGGGTACATCAGGTCGTCGTCGTCGATGTACACGATGTACTGGCCGCGGGCTATACGCAGCGCGAGGTTACGGGCAGACCCGACGCCGCCATTCGGCTTGCGCACGTAGGTGTAAGCCGGCAGCGCATCGGCCACGATGCCCAGCAAGGCCTCCTGCGGTTCGCCACCATCGTTGACGTAGATGAGCTCGAAATCCCGAAATGTCTGCGCTGTAATACTCTGCAGCGTATTCACCGCCAATCCCGGCCGGTTATAGGCGGTACAAATAATGGTAAAGAATGGGCCATCAGCCAAGTGGGGGATCGTTGGCAACAGCGGCTTGGCAACAAGTTCCGGCGCCAGTACTTCTGCGGCAAGGTTGGCCGCATGCATTACGGCGGCTTGCGCCAGTGACTCAGCCGGCACAGTCATCAATTGCTCGCACTGCGCCAGCACCTCGTTCGCTACCTGTGCGGCCAACGGCAGGCGGCCGCTGAACTCGGGTAGCGCCAATTGCTTGAAGAACTCTAGCTTGCCCTGGTACAGGCGGAAAATGCCTTCTAGGTCGGGCAGCAGGCGCGGCAGGTTGGCCGGCGTCAGATAGCGCTTCAGCAGCAGCGAGTGCTCGAAAAACGCCAGACCGGAGCGGGCGTAGCGGTCGCTGGACGAGGCCTGGCTGGCGTGTACACGGAAGACGGAAATATTGGTATTGAGGAAAGCACTCGGCACGCCCGCACACGCCAGTGACAGTGACTTATCCCAGTCTGTGGCACGGAAAAATCTTTCTTCAGGAAAAACCGACAATGACGTATCGAAGAACGGGGACCCGTCCAGAATGCTACGACGAAACAGTGTCGCACAAATGTTGATGTAGCAATCAAAACGAAGTAATGCCGGAAACTCGTCGCGACTGGCAGCATAATCGTACGCCAACCAACCTGGGTGCTCTAGCTGATGACGCTGGCCATTTTCATCCTGTAGCGTGTAGCGGCCAAAAACGTAGCCGCACTCTGGGTGTACCTCTAGCATAGCTAGCAACTTGCCCAATGCACCTGGCTCGATGAAGTCATCCGCGCCCAGTAACATGACATATTCGCCCTGCGCCAATGCTATGCCCTGATTGATATTGGGCGTGGCACCCAAGTTGTGTGTGTTCAGCACGTACCGCACACGTGGGTCGCGGCTGACATAGTCGGCTACCACCTCGGCAGTATTGTCGATAGAGCAGTCATCGCAGATGATCAATTCGAAATCATCGATATCTTGTCGCAATACACTGTCAATGGCTTCGGGGAGATAGTGCGCGTAGTTGTACGCAGGGATGACAATGGAAATCATGTTTAACCCGGTAAGTAGCCAAGCTCACTCGTAGCAAGGGCTTGCCGCTGGCAAGCCCTTGCTACCCGTCTAGATAAAGTTGATGTGTTCCGGCGGGTTTTTCAGGTCCC is a window encoding:
- a CDS encoding glycosyltransferase, coding for MISIVIPAYNYAHYLPEAIDSVLRQDIDDFELIICDDCSIDNTAEVVADYVSRDPRVRYVLNTHNLGATPNINQGIALAQGEYVMLLGADDFIEPGALGKLLAMLEVHPECGYVFGRYTLQDENGQRHQLEHPGWLAYDYAASRDEFPALLRFDCYINICATLFRRSILDGSPFFDTSLSVFPEERFFRATDWDKSLSLACAGVPSAFLNTNISVFRVHASQASSSDRYARSGLAFFEHSLLLKRYLTPANLPRLLPDLEGIFRLYQGKLEFFKQLALPEFSGRLPLAAQVANEVLAQCEQLMTVPAESLAQAAVMHAANLAAEVLAPELVAKPLLPTIPHLADGPFFTIICTAYNRPGLAVNTLQSITAQTFRDFELIYVNDGGEPQEALLGIVADALPAYTYVRKPNGGVGSARNLALRIARGQYIVYIDDDDLMYPQHLARLHEEIGKHPGALVFGDAHFVMERLEGGIRREVSQHQIACERYDFNMLQVSNYIPVNCLAHPRSVVAEAGDFDEKLPSLEDWDFLIRLSRLIPFVHFAEATVQVRRREDKDNAGDSRTVQSWGGMRAVFAEIYRRYDDLGEHDIREARKVVLAAEHPSKAKVNFQPAVDHMRWLAGHALTEADAEVLARRLMAWPQQPQITLVVLASQAQGPLLAKTLDSLQLQLYKQWRLIVVADFAAPDPLFENSEILGWLQVDHVDQFDDTAKLFNAVLAEVGMDWGMLLPCGAELEPHALLRLADRVVRDPNCLALYCDHDSVAMRGYEQPQFKPAFDLDMLLAYDYIGASVLLRADAVQHLGGLQPYEGFEVYQLLLNLAAHFGAAAIANLPELLLHLPARDGKLAMRKLAVEDWLQASATPARVELGLAEQTLRVVYPLTAQPLVSIIIPSRNAFEFIEPCINTLFERTAYPHFDVVVVDNQSDDPDVLLFYDQAIQRFGERLRVVHYDAPFNFSAQINLGAANARGDYLLLLNNDIEIVQPDWLERMLQHAVRDGVGAVGAKLLFPETAKVQHAGIFLGSGPDRIGSAAHLGWMAEAGDAGYMSRLQIDQRLSAVTAACLLTPASAFRAIGGFDEHDFAVLYNDVDYCLRLRDAGWHTLWTPYATLVHHHSISIRAEGEQVLKAMRRHEQNQQEQGRLLQRWLPALANDPAYNPNLSLTGKPCEIEQKVLRFWPSEFTELPRILGNGIAGGSGEYRVDQPLRALSRDGKALTACLRQQKDVQRLVTVVELQRLGVDSYVMQNAMTDPQLELLQAYRKHLPGIFMVMSLDDLITQLPEKSALYKHFMSNFRDGRRRLRQMLGLVDRLVVTTEPLREMAADMIADIRVVPNRLSREYWSGVTSQRNVGRKPRVGWVGAQQHQGDLALLEEVIKATAHEVDWVFMGMWPQGLDEYIAEKHEPVSFDQYPARMAALNLDIAVAPLETLPFNEAKSNLRLLEYGVMGWPVICSDVYPYRTGEPPVTRVGDDAKAWIAQIRRLAADPAARVCEGEQLRAWVDRDYWLEDHLDEWLAAFTR